Proteins co-encoded in one Xiphophorus couchianus chromosome 16, X_couchianus-1.0, whole genome shotgun sequence genomic window:
- the mfsd11 gene encoding UNC93-like protein MFSD11: MGPDGKKLLNIVILGFGFMFMFTAFQTCGNIEQTVIKSFNSTEFHGSGYTSMAIIYGVFSASNLMAPSVVTLIGPQVSMFLSGILYSGYIAMFIHPLTWSFYTASVLVGVAAAVLWTAQGNVLAINSTDRSIGRNSGIFWSLLQFSLFFGNLYIYCAWHGHVHITDKDRRTVFISLTVISLVGCFLFFLIRKPDPESSSGSEATESLLQTESGDGSTDSSSRPDLCTQALDAFVQACRISVTKEMLLLSASIGYTGLELTFYSGVYGTCIGAMTRFGSDAKSLIGISGICIGLGEIIGGGVFGMLNKKNRFGRNPVVLLGLITHFVAFFLIFLNIASDAPLAPEGGTDLEAFITPSVAVAMICSFLLGLGDSCFNTQLLSIIGFLFRDNSAPAFAVFKFIQSIMAAVAFFYSNFLLLHWQLLILVVFGFLGSVSFFAVEWLAESRRRDSDYDSI, from the exons ATGGGTCCAGACGGGAAGAAGCTGCTGAACATCGTCATCCTCGGCTTCGGCTTCATGTTCATGTTCACAGCTTTCCAGACATGTGGAAACATTGAG CAAACGGTCATCAAGAGCTTTAACAGCACCGAGTTTCATGGAAGCGGCTATACAAG TATGGCGATCATTTATGGCGTTTTCTCCGCCTCCAACCTGATGGCGCCCTCCGTGGTGACGCTCATCGGTCCGCAGGTCTCCATGTTCCTCAGCGGGATCCTGTACAG CGGCTACATCGCCATGTTCATCCACCCGCTCACCTGGAGCTTCTACACGGCCTCCGTCCTGGTGGGCGTGGCCGCCGCAG tcTTGTGGACGGCTCAGGGAAACGTTTTGGCGATCAATTCCACCGATCGATCCATTGGGAGAAACAGTGGCATTTTCTGGTCTCTGCTCCAGTTCAG CTTGTTCTTTGGGAACCTCTACATCTACTGCGCCTGGCACGGCCACGTCCACATCACAG ACAAGGACCGTCGGACCGTCTTCATCTCTCTCACCGTCATCAGTTTGGTCGGctgcttcctcttcttcctgatCAGGAAACCCGACCCGGAGTCTTCCTCCGGTTCTGAGGCGACAGAGTCTCTACTACAGACTGAGTCCGGAGACGGGTCCACAGACAG TTCATCCAGACCAGATCTCTGCACTCAGGCTCTGGATGCTTTTG TTCAGGCCTGCAGGATCTCCGTCACCaaggagatgctgctgctgagcGCCTCCATCGGATACACAG GTCTGGAGCTCACCTTCTACAGTGGCGTGTACGGAACCTGTATCGGCGCCATGACCCGGTTTGGGTCCGATGCCAAGAGTCTGATTGGCATCTCAGGGATCTGCATCGGTCTAGGAGAGATCATAG GAGGGGGCGTCTTTGGGATGCTAAATAAGAAAAATCGCTTTGGGCGGAACCCGGTGGTTCTGCTGGGCCTCATAACGCACTTTGTGGCGTTTTTCCTGATTTTCTTGAACATCGCCAGTGACGCTCCGCTGGCGCCGGAGGGCGGCACGGATCTGGAGGCCTTTATCACACCCAG TGTTGCCGTGGCGATGatctgcagcttcctgctgggCCTTGGCGACAGCTGCTTCAACACGCAGCTGCTCAGCATCATCGGCTTCCTGTTCCGGGACAACAGCGCCCCCGCCTTCGCAGTCTTCAAGTTcatccag TCCATCATGGCCGCCGTGGCCTTCTTCTACAGCAACTTCTTGCTGCTGCACTGGCAGCTCCTCATCCTCGTCGTCTTCGGCTTCCTGGGCTCCGTGTCCTTCTTTGCTGTCGAGTGGCTGGCCGAGTCCAGGAGGAGGGACTCGGACTACGACAGCATCTGA
- the eif1 gene encoding eukaryotic translation initiation factor 1 isoform X1 → MSAIQNLQTFDPFADATKGDDRLPAGTEDYIHIRIQQRNGRKTLTTVQGISADYDKKKLVKAFKKKFACNGTVIEHPEYGEVIQLQGDQRKNICQFLIEVIDLAKEEQLKVHGF, encoded by the exons ATGTCCGCTATCCAGAACCTCCAAACTTTTG ACCCCTTTGCTGATGCAACTAAGGGTGATGACCGCCTCCCAGCCGGGACTGAGGACTACATCCACATAAGAATCCAGCAGAGGAACGGCAGGAAGACCCTCACCACTGTCCAGGGCATCTCGGCCGACTATGACAAGAAGAAGCTAGTCAAGGCCTTCAAGAAG AAGTTCGCCTGCAATGGGACAGTGATTGAGCATCCGGAGTATGGTGAAGTGATCCAACTTCAGGGAGATCAGCGCAAGAATATCTGCCAGTTCCTGATTGAGGTA attGATCTGGCCAAGGAGGAGCAGCTCAAAGTCCACGGCTTCTAG
- the eif1 gene encoding eukaryotic translation initiation factor 1 isoform X2 codes for MSAIQNLQTFDPFADATKGDDRLPAGTEDYIHIRIQQRNGRKTLTTVQGISADYDKKKLVKAFKKKFACNGTVIEHPEYGEVIQLQGDQRKNICQFLIEIDLAKEEQLKVHGF; via the exons ATGTCCGCTATCCAGAACCTCCAAACTTTTG ACCCCTTTGCTGATGCAACTAAGGGTGATGACCGCCTCCCAGCCGGGACTGAGGACTACATCCACATAAGAATCCAGCAGAGGAACGGCAGGAAGACCCTCACCACTGTCCAGGGCATCTCGGCCGACTATGACAAGAAGAAGCTAGTCAAGGCCTTCAAGAAG AAGTTCGCCTGCAATGGGACAGTGATTGAGCATCCGGAGTATGGTGAAGTGATCCAACTTCAGGGAGATCAGCGCAAGAATATCTGCCAGTTCCTGATTGAG attGATCTGGCCAAGGAGGAGCAGCTCAAAGTCCACGGCTTCTAG
- the LOC114160344 gene encoding glutamine-rich protein 2 isoform X2 has translation METNITLFELLNLSIGSPHKGTVNFHALHALLLEMLKLLDLREATTLFKFSPPGDRVPDAPLAAPVMVLTHPSVSDQLVPLSSDLQKLTDSVSVLDGTGGDDLRTSGDGVSQALNLIEELQKNRDDMKQKTEHLQSKASNIIEDLQRNSANLREKAEELQHKALKVIEQLQDSKDLKEKTDDMQHKMEVRAGLENCCQRLDVLDKAVESMQELFQMYPDPEELNQCVTWVQLVEKDMEVDENLVTSEVLDQPWLIEQTGPDPSAPSSGVPAPSTGVPVLYSCDNEPSSAATAPTSGTSAPASGVPVPSPGPSAPSSHLSAPSSGTSAAFADASALSSHPAAPFSGASAPSSGASSPSSGVSVPLSGGPLHPESSPPSAAPSFPSISAKDRSLEAAADSTQASSDGSEGGTIAGDRDRATEPQPVTSSVLPGSTPETVPQAGAQAGTQPGAQAGAQAGAQPGAQAGAQAGAQPGAQAGAQPGAQAGAQAGAQPGAQAGAQAGAQPGAQAGAQPGAQAGAQPGAQAGAQAGAQAGAQAGAQPGAQAGAQPGAQAGAQAGAQPGAQAGAQPGAQAGAQPAKVASSITPVSSAGIRGDLKRPSESAMSKTYILQMEEFLKNIRKLQERVTQLEAQTRILEEEKVDWTGLAQFISSRGSLDVPGSTTDQMQQHQALMENLKTEDKLEHLEDMLDNLRSQETGSSAAGAADHPDPGIKDLTQQVSDLRSSLVQVEQEVELLKEKQAQSEERAADHLQDQLNDLRGTLEDTIVSLSSQLSSSLQQEVEKKTEEAEEEEAEEEEAEEEEAEEEEAEEEEEAFSSSVESLDLVYDVQRAIQELQAECERLQEATRSLHEDNQQKQGHIEELYKTAEELQVKKADKLMVESEIKADKLALDSKVSRLQFDAATEQLTSMFHELLNKMTGQEHDWHQLVDKLSTDMECKLNRMELDSVKLQLEERWRSILKKLQTQSAPLEDDAAGIRKKLLERFQCLSCDRVIMKQTPGPIVQTLPTFPPFPAPKSARPWTMDQIRQHYRSLTPGTSQRRVQLQKNHADMLRQLDSIERQRRLRQRPNRVAESPARPAGVPHASTSAGQRRSGPQRHRLPTRVEGMDLMQEADIIGRDGRIYKGRFNIGQLKSPETKLPNIVSRDGKLKERTRSAPKAPAASPEAEPSPLATPPSLSTKSLQPSRPASSGSGPDWAVSPLGSVSPLSAAESEPLGL, from the exons ATGGAGACGAACATCACCCTGTTCGAGCTGCTCAACCTGTCCATCGGTTCCCCTCACAAAGGTACGGTGAACTTCCACGCCCTCCACGCGCTGCTGCTGGAGATGCTGAAGCTGCTGGACCTGCGGGAGGCCACGACCCTCTTTAAGTTCAGCCCTCCCGGGGACCGAGTGCCCGACGCCCCGCTGGCTGCTCCGGTGATGGTTCTGACCCACCCCTCCGTGTCGGACCAGCTGGTTCCGCTCAGTTCCGACCTACAGAAACTGACAGACTCGGTCTCTGTTCTGGATGGAACCGGAGGGGACGACCTCCGAACCTCCGGGGACGGAGTGTCACAG GCCTTGAATCTCATCGAGGAGCTGCAGAAGAACAGAGACGATATGAAGCAGAAGACGGAGCATCTGCAGTCCAAG GCCTCGAACATCATTGAAGACCTGCAGAGAAACAGCGCAAATCtgagggagaaggcagaggagttgCAGCACAAG GCCTTGAAGGTCATCGAGCAGCTGCAGGACAGCAAAGATCTGAAGGAGAAGACCGATGACATGCAGCACAAG ATGGAGGTGCGGGCAGGTCTGGAGAACTGCTGCCAACGTCTGGACGTCCTGGACAAGGCAGTG GAATCCATGCAGGAACTCTTCCAGATGTATCCGGACCCAGAGGAGCTCAACCAGTGTGTGACCTGGGTCCAGTTGGTTGAGAAGGACATGGAGGTTGATGAG aaccTGGTGACTTCAGAGGTTCTGGACCAGCCCTGGTTGATAGAACAGACTGGACCTGACCCTTCAGCGCCGTCCTCTGGTGTCCCGGCGCCATCAACTGGTGTACCGGTGCTATACTCATGTGACAATGAGCCGTCCTCCGCTGCAACTGCGCCGACCTCTGGCACTTCTGCGCCAGCCTCTGGTGTACCAGTTCCATCCCCAGGTCCCTCTGCACCATCCTCTCATCTCTCAGCGCCATCTTCTGGTACCTCTGCAGCATTTGCCGATGCCTCTGCACTGTCCTCCCATCCCGCAGCACCGTTTTCCGGTGCCTCTGCGCCGTCCTCTGGTGCCTCTTCACCATCCTCTGGTGTCTCAGTGCCGTTGTCTGGTGGTCCCCTTCACCCAGAGAGCTCCCCCCCGTCTGCTGCTCCATCTTTTCCAAGCATCTCTGCCAAGGATCGGTCCttggaagcagcagcagactcCACTCAAGCCTCCTCTGATGGGTCTGAAGGCGGAACAATAGCTGGGGACCGGGACAGAGCCACAGAACCACAACCTGTGACCTCATCGGTCCTTCCAGGGTCCACCCCAGAGACTGTACCACAAGCTGGAGCACAAGCTGGAACACAACCTGGAGCACAAGCTGGAGCACAAGCTGGAGCACAACCTGGAGCACAAGCTGGAGCACAAGCTGGAGCACAACCTGGAGCACAAGCTGGAGCACAACCTGGAGCACAAGCTGGAGCACAAGCTGGAGCACAACCTGGAGCACAAGCTGGAGCACAAGCTGGAGCACAACCTGGAGCACAAGCTGGAGCACAACCTGGAGCACAAGCTGGAGCACAACCTGGAGCACAAGCTGGAGCACAAGCTGGAGCACAAGCTGGAGCACAAGCTGGAGCACAACCTGGAGCACAAGCTGGAGCACAACCTGGAGCACAAGCTGGAGCACAAGCTGGAGCACAACCTGGAGCACAAGCTGGAGCACAACCTGGAGCACAAGCTGGAGCACAACCTGCTAAGGTGGCCTCCAGCATCACTCCTGTGTCTTCTGCAGGGATTCGTGGAGATCTGAAGAGACCCTCGGAATCTGCTATGAGTAAGACCTACATCCTGCAGATGGAGGAGTTTTTGAAGAACATCAGGAAGTTACAGGAGAGGGTCACCCAGCTAGAGGCCCAGACAAGGAttctggaggaggagaaggtggaCTGGACCGGGTTGGCCCAGTTTATCAGCTCCAGAG GTTCTCTTGACGTCCCTGGCAGCACGACGGATCAGATGCAGCAACACCAAGCTCTGATGGAGAACCTGAAGACCGAAGACAAG CTGGAGCATCTGGAGGACATGTTGGACAACCTCAGGAGCCAGGAGACGGGCAGCAGCGCAGCAGGAGCGGCAGATCATCCTGATCCAGGGATTAAAGATCTCACTCAGCAGGTGTCTGACCTCAG GTCTTCCCTGGTCCAGGTGGAGCAGGAGGTGGAGCTCCTGAAGGAGAAACAGGCTCAGAGTGAGGAGAGAGCTGCAGACCATCTGCAGGACCAG CTGAACGACCTGCGGGGGACGTTGGAGGACACCATTGTGTCTCTGTCGTCCCAGCTGTCCAGCAGCCTCCAGCAGGAGGTGGAGAAGAAGACGGAGGAGGcggaagaggaggaggcggaagaggaggaggcagaagaggaggaggcggaagaggaggaggcggaagaggaggaggaggcattCAGCAGCTCGGTGGAG AGCCTGGACCTGGTGTACGACGTCCAGAGGGCCATCCAGGAACTGCAGGCCGAGTGCGAACGCCTGCAGGAGGCAACCAGGAGTCTGCATGAGGACAACCAGCAGAAGCAGGGACACATCGAG GAGCTCTACAAGACGGCAGAGGAGCTGCAGGTGAAAAAGGCCGACAAGCTGATGGTGGAGAGCGAGATT AAAGCGGACAAGCTGGCCCTGGACAGCAAGGTGAGCCGTCTTCAGTTCGACGCGGCGACGGAGCAGCTGACCTCCATGTTCCATGAGCTGCTCAACAAGATGACGGGTCAGGAGCACGACTGGCACCAGCTGGTGGACAAGCTGTCCACCGACATGGAGTGCAAG CTGAACCGAATGGAGTTGGACTCGgtgaagctgcagctggaggagcgCTGGCGCAGCATCCTGAAGAAGCTGCAGACGCAGAGCGCGCCGCTGGAGGACGACGCCGCCGGCATCAGGAA GAAGCTGCTGGAGCGGTTCCAATGCCTGTCCTGTGACCGCGTCATCATGAAGCAGACCCCTGGCCC CATCGTGCAGACGCTGCCGACGTTCCCTCCTTTCCCCGCGCCGAAGTCCGCCCGGCCCTGGACCATGGATCAGATCCGCCAACACTACCGCAG CCTAACGCCCGGAACCAGCCAGCGCCGGGTCCAGCTGCAGAAGAACCACGCCGACATGCTGCGGCAGCTAGACAGCATCGAGCGCCAGCGCCGCCTCCGCCAGCG CCCCAACCGGGTCGCCGAGTCGCCGGCCCGACCAGCCGGAGTGCCGCACGCCAGCACGTCTGCGGGTCAGCGCCGCAGCGGCCCCCAGCGCCACCGACTGCCGACCCGGGTCGAGGGCATGGACCTGATGCAG GAAGCCGACATCATCGGACGAGACGGGCGGATCTACAAAGGACGCTTCAACATCGGCCAGCTGAAGAGCCCAGAAACCAAGTTGCCCAACATCGTTTCCAGAGACG GTAAACTGAAGGAGAGGACCAGGAGCGCCCCCAAAGCCCCCGCTGCGTCTCCGGAGGCGGAGCCTAGCCCTCTGGCCACGCCCCCGTCTCTCAGCACCAAAAGCCTGCAGCCCAGCCGACCAG CCTCCAGTGGTTCTGGTCCGGACTGGGCCGTGTCGCCTCTGGGCTCCGTCAGTCCGCTGTCAGCAGCAGAGAGCGAGCCGCTCGGCCTGTAG
- the LOC114160344 gene encoding glutamine-rich protein 2 isoform X1, giving the protein METNITLFELLNLSIGSPHKGTVNFHALHALLLEMLKLLDLREATTLFKFSPPGDRVPDAPLAAPVMVLTHPSVSDQLVPLSSDLQKLTDSVSVLDGTGGDDLRTSGDGVSQALNLIEELQKNRDDMKQKTEHLQSKASNIIEDLQRNSANLREKAEELQHKALKVIEQLQDSKDLKEKTDDMQHKMEVRAGLENCCQRLDVLDKAVESMQELFQMYPDPEELNQCVTWVQLVEKDMEVDENLVTSEVLDQPWLIEQTGPDPSAPSSGVPAPSTGVPVLYSCDNEPSSAATAPTSGTSAPASGVPVPSPGPSAPSSHLSAPSSGTSAAFADASALSSHPAAPFSGASAPSSGASSPSSGVSVPLSGGPLHPESSPPSAAPSFPSISAKDRSLEAAADSTQASSDGSEGGTIAGDRDRATEPQPVTSSVLPGSTPETVPQAGAQAGTQPGAQAGAQAGAQPGAQAGAQAGAQPGAQAGAQPGAQAGAQAGAQPGAQAGAQAGAQPGAQAGAQPGAQAGAQPGAQAGAQAGAQAGAQAGAQPGAQAGAQPGAQAGAQAGAQPGAQAGAQPGAQAGAQPAKVASSITPVSSAGIRGDLKRPSESAMSKTYILQMEEFLKNIRKLQERVTQLEAQTRILEEEKVDWTGLAQFISSRGSLDVPGSTTDQMQQHQALMENLKTEDKLEHLEDMLDNLRSQETGSSAAGAADHPDPGIKDLTQQVSDLRSSLVQVEQEVELLKEKQAQSEERAADHLQDQLNDLRGTLEDTIVSLSSQLSSSLQQEVEKKTEEAEEEEAEEEEAEEEEAEEEEAEEEEEAFSSSVEVGRKLSLLFQNYEQLEDTVNLLVQQQQQGSARDGLDEDRDMSRSLDLVYDVQRAIQELQAECERLQEATRSLHEDNQQKQGHIEELYKTAEELQVKKADKLMVESEIKADKLALDSKVSRLQFDAATEQLTSMFHELLNKMTGQEHDWHQLVDKLSTDMECKLNRMELDSVKLQLEERWRSILKKLQTQSAPLEDDAAGIRKKLLERFQCLSCDRVIMKQTPGPIVQTLPTFPPFPAPKSARPWTMDQIRQHYRSLTPGTSQRRVQLQKNHADMLRQLDSIERQRRLRQRPNRVAESPARPAGVPHASTSAGQRRSGPQRHRLPTRVEGMDLMQEADIIGRDGRIYKGRFNIGQLKSPETKLPNIVSRDGKLKERTRSAPKAPAASPEAEPSPLATPPSLSTKSLQPSRPASSGSGPDWAVSPLGSVSPLSAAESEPLGL; this is encoded by the exons ATGGAGACGAACATCACCCTGTTCGAGCTGCTCAACCTGTCCATCGGTTCCCCTCACAAAGGTACGGTGAACTTCCACGCCCTCCACGCGCTGCTGCTGGAGATGCTGAAGCTGCTGGACCTGCGGGAGGCCACGACCCTCTTTAAGTTCAGCCCTCCCGGGGACCGAGTGCCCGACGCCCCGCTGGCTGCTCCGGTGATGGTTCTGACCCACCCCTCCGTGTCGGACCAGCTGGTTCCGCTCAGTTCCGACCTACAGAAACTGACAGACTCGGTCTCTGTTCTGGATGGAACCGGAGGGGACGACCTCCGAACCTCCGGGGACGGAGTGTCACAG GCCTTGAATCTCATCGAGGAGCTGCAGAAGAACAGAGACGATATGAAGCAGAAGACGGAGCATCTGCAGTCCAAG GCCTCGAACATCATTGAAGACCTGCAGAGAAACAGCGCAAATCtgagggagaaggcagaggagttgCAGCACAAG GCCTTGAAGGTCATCGAGCAGCTGCAGGACAGCAAAGATCTGAAGGAGAAGACCGATGACATGCAGCACAAG ATGGAGGTGCGGGCAGGTCTGGAGAACTGCTGCCAACGTCTGGACGTCCTGGACAAGGCAGTG GAATCCATGCAGGAACTCTTCCAGATGTATCCGGACCCAGAGGAGCTCAACCAGTGTGTGACCTGGGTCCAGTTGGTTGAGAAGGACATGGAGGTTGATGAG aaccTGGTGACTTCAGAGGTTCTGGACCAGCCCTGGTTGATAGAACAGACTGGACCTGACCCTTCAGCGCCGTCCTCTGGTGTCCCGGCGCCATCAACTGGTGTACCGGTGCTATACTCATGTGACAATGAGCCGTCCTCCGCTGCAACTGCGCCGACCTCTGGCACTTCTGCGCCAGCCTCTGGTGTACCAGTTCCATCCCCAGGTCCCTCTGCACCATCCTCTCATCTCTCAGCGCCATCTTCTGGTACCTCTGCAGCATTTGCCGATGCCTCTGCACTGTCCTCCCATCCCGCAGCACCGTTTTCCGGTGCCTCTGCGCCGTCCTCTGGTGCCTCTTCACCATCCTCTGGTGTCTCAGTGCCGTTGTCTGGTGGTCCCCTTCACCCAGAGAGCTCCCCCCCGTCTGCTGCTCCATCTTTTCCAAGCATCTCTGCCAAGGATCGGTCCttggaagcagcagcagactcCACTCAAGCCTCCTCTGATGGGTCTGAAGGCGGAACAATAGCTGGGGACCGGGACAGAGCCACAGAACCACAACCTGTGACCTCATCGGTCCTTCCAGGGTCCACCCCAGAGACTGTACCACAAGCTGGAGCACAAGCTGGAACACAACCTGGAGCACAAGCTGGAGCACAAGCTGGAGCACAACCTGGAGCACAAGCTGGAGCACAAGCTGGAGCACAACCTGGAGCACAAGCTGGAGCACAACCTGGAGCACAAGCTGGAGCACAAGCTGGAGCACAACCTGGAGCACAAGCTGGAGCACAAGCTGGAGCACAACCTGGAGCACAAGCTGGAGCACAACCTGGAGCACAAGCTGGAGCACAACCTGGAGCACAAGCTGGAGCACAAGCTGGAGCACAAGCTGGAGCACAAGCTGGAGCACAACCTGGAGCACAAGCTGGAGCACAACCTGGAGCACAAGCTGGAGCACAAGCTGGAGCACAACCTGGAGCACAAGCTGGAGCACAACCTGGAGCACAAGCTGGAGCACAACCTGCTAAGGTGGCCTCCAGCATCACTCCTGTGTCTTCTGCAGGGATTCGTGGAGATCTGAAGAGACCCTCGGAATCTGCTATGAGTAAGACCTACATCCTGCAGATGGAGGAGTTTTTGAAGAACATCAGGAAGTTACAGGAGAGGGTCACCCAGCTAGAGGCCCAGACAAGGAttctggaggaggagaaggtggaCTGGACCGGGTTGGCCCAGTTTATCAGCTCCAGAG GTTCTCTTGACGTCCCTGGCAGCACGACGGATCAGATGCAGCAACACCAAGCTCTGATGGAGAACCTGAAGACCGAAGACAAG CTGGAGCATCTGGAGGACATGTTGGACAACCTCAGGAGCCAGGAGACGGGCAGCAGCGCAGCAGGAGCGGCAGATCATCCTGATCCAGGGATTAAAGATCTCACTCAGCAGGTGTCTGACCTCAG GTCTTCCCTGGTCCAGGTGGAGCAGGAGGTGGAGCTCCTGAAGGAGAAACAGGCTCAGAGTGAGGAGAGAGCTGCAGACCATCTGCAGGACCAG CTGAACGACCTGCGGGGGACGTTGGAGGACACCATTGTGTCTCTGTCGTCCCAGCTGTCCAGCAGCCTCCAGCAGGAGGTGGAGAAGAAGACGGAGGAGGcggaagaggaggaggcggaagaggaggaggcagaagaggaggaggcggaagaggaggaggcggaagaggaggaggaggcattCAGCAGCTCGGTGGAGGTGGGCCGGAAGCTCAGCCTGCTGTTCCAGAACTATGAGCAGCTGGAAGACACGGTCAACCTGctggtccagcagcagcagcagggctCAGCTAGGGATGGTCTGGACGAGGACCGAGACATGAGCAGG AGCCTGGACCTGGTGTACGACGTCCAGAGGGCCATCCAGGAACTGCAGGCCGAGTGCGAACGCCTGCAGGAGGCAACCAGGAGTCTGCATGAGGACAACCAGCAGAAGCAGGGACACATCGAG GAGCTCTACAAGACGGCAGAGGAGCTGCAGGTGAAAAAGGCCGACAAGCTGATGGTGGAGAGCGAGATT AAAGCGGACAAGCTGGCCCTGGACAGCAAGGTGAGCCGTCTTCAGTTCGACGCGGCGACGGAGCAGCTGACCTCCATGTTCCATGAGCTGCTCAACAAGATGACGGGTCAGGAGCACGACTGGCACCAGCTGGTGGACAAGCTGTCCACCGACATGGAGTGCAAG CTGAACCGAATGGAGTTGGACTCGgtgaagctgcagctggaggagcgCTGGCGCAGCATCCTGAAGAAGCTGCAGACGCAGAGCGCGCCGCTGGAGGACGACGCCGCCGGCATCAGGAA GAAGCTGCTGGAGCGGTTCCAATGCCTGTCCTGTGACCGCGTCATCATGAAGCAGACCCCTGGCCC CATCGTGCAGACGCTGCCGACGTTCCCTCCTTTCCCCGCGCCGAAGTCCGCCCGGCCCTGGACCATGGATCAGATCCGCCAACACTACCGCAG CCTAACGCCCGGAACCAGCCAGCGCCGGGTCCAGCTGCAGAAGAACCACGCCGACATGCTGCGGCAGCTAGACAGCATCGAGCGCCAGCGCCGCCTCCGCCAGCG CCCCAACCGGGTCGCCGAGTCGCCGGCCCGACCAGCCGGAGTGCCGCACGCCAGCACGTCTGCGGGTCAGCGCCGCAGCGGCCCCCAGCGCCACCGACTGCCGACCCGGGTCGAGGGCATGGACCTGATGCAG GAAGCCGACATCATCGGACGAGACGGGCGGATCTACAAAGGACGCTTCAACATCGGCCAGCTGAAGAGCCCAGAAACCAAGTTGCCCAACATCGTTTCCAGAGACG GTAAACTGAAGGAGAGGACCAGGAGCGCCCCCAAAGCCCCCGCTGCGTCTCCGGAGGCGGAGCCTAGCCCTCTGGCCACGCCCCCGTCTCTCAGCACCAAAAGCCTGCAGCCCAGCCGACCAG CCTCCAGTGGTTCTGGTCCGGACTGGGCCGTGTCGCCTCTGGGCTCCGTCAGTCCGCTGTCAGCAGCAGAGAGCGAGCCGCTCGGCCTGTAG